A genome region from Diorhabda carinulata isolate Delta chromosome 2, icDioCari1.1, whole genome shotgun sequence includes the following:
- the LOC130904116 gene encoding uncharacterized protein LOC130904116 has protein sequence MEDNMDEDLKLFIHTFESMPELWSSTDPNYMKKNKRMEALNKLLPLYKKIKPNAEISDVRKKINTLRSNFRKELKKIESSKRSGCGTEDIYTPSSWVFYALQFLDKIEQPFETHSSIDVENEEEEQAQETTNIIPEDDVITQPSTSINYNRKSKKQKKCNKQSDLLNLACEYLTKEKEGDYNLNLAKVWATKLQNLDASQKILAEKAINDILFEATMGNLHHNSVKINEPQSSCLHSSNPSQILNGTLPSPVHVPSTTTTSPQKIMILNNNNNYDPIDDNGISSKNNLKDYYHTFSE, from the exons ATGGAGGATAATATGGACGAagatcttaaattatttattcatacttttgAATCCATGCCCGAATTGTGGAGCTCCACAGAtccaaattacatgaaaaaaaataaaaggatggaagccttaaataaattattgcctttgtacaaaaaaataaaacctaacGCGGAAATTTCCGATgtcaggaaaaaaataaatacattaagatcaaattttcgaaaagaacttaagaaaattgaatcttCGAAAAG gTCTGGATGTGGTACCGAAGACATTTACACTCCGTCGTCATGGGTATTTTATgctcttcaatttcttgataaaatcgaGCAGCCATTCGAAACCCACTCGTCGATTGATGTGGAAAACGAGGAAGAGGAACAG gctcAAGAAACTACAAACATAATTCCAGAGGACGATGTTATCACTCAGCCTTCgacttcaataaattacaacagaaaatccaaaaaacaaaaaaaatgtaataaacaatcAGATTTGCTGAATTTAGCGTGTGAGTACCTGACCAAGGAAAAAGAAGGAGATTACAATCTTAACTTAGCGAAAGTTTGGGctacaaaattgcaaaatttggaTGCGTCCCAAAAAATACTTGCCGAAAAGGCCATAAACGACATTTTATTTGAGGCTACAATGGGGAATCTGCATCACAACTCCGTTAAAATCAACGAGCCGCAATCTTCCTGCCTCCATTCATCAAATCCTTCCCAAATACTGAACGGAACCCTTCCTAGTCCAGTCCATGTCCCTTCTACCACCACCACTTCCccccaaaaaattatgattttaaacaataataacaattatgatCCAATCGATGATAACggcatttcatcaaaaaataacttgaaggaCTACTATCa